One part of the Nostoc sp. PCC 7120 = FACHB-418 genome encodes these proteins:
- the msrA gene encoding peptide-methionine (S)-S-oxide reductase MsrA, with protein MELKIGSTEAPMEKATFGAGCFWGVEAAFRKVKGVVSTSVGYMGGHFPNPCYLDVLSRITGHAEVVQIEYDPQLVSYEDLLAVFWDIHDPTTLNRQGPDKGEQYRSVIFFHNEQQAEAAQQSKAKVQVSGRFELDIVTEIKHKSEYYLATEEHQQYFEKQAKR; from the coding sequence ATGGAATTAAAGATTGGGAGTACAGAAGCACCTATGGAGAAAGCAACATTTGGGGCTGGCTGTTTTTGGGGCGTGGAGGCGGCATTTCGCAAGGTAAAAGGGGTAGTATCAACCTCAGTTGGCTATATGGGAGGGCATTTCCCTAACCCTTGCTACCTTGATGTGTTGTCGAGGATAACTGGTCATGCTGAGGTGGTGCAAATAGAATATGACCCTCAACTTGTTAGTTATGAAGATTTGTTAGCAGTTTTTTGGGATATTCATGACCCGACAACCCTAAACCGCCAGGGGCCAGATAAAGGAGAACAGTACAGGTCTGTGATCTTTTTTCACAATGAGCAGCAAGCAGAAGCGGCGCAGCAGTCAAAAGCCAAGGTTCAGGTATCAGGCAGGTTTGAACTCGATATTGTAACCGAGATTAAGCACAAGAGTGAATATTACTTAGCAACAGAGGAACATCAACAGTATTTTGAAAAGCAGGCAAAACGCTAA
- a CDS encoding pirin family protein, which yields MAILQLIEPEVKDLGGFVARRSLPYPHRQMVGPFIFFDHLGPSVLPPNKGIDVRPHPHINIATLTYLFDGSIMHRDSLGIVQEIQPGAVNWMTAGKGIVHSERSPDFDRHNEANIHGIQTWIALPVEYEETEPWFTHYPDENLPTWDENNVTIKLIAGEAHGYTSPVKVFSPILYLDGLLSANGHFTIPTGYSERAVYSVTEGLSINDQPLEPYRLAILESGHEVKVSATDTARCIVIGGEPLGTRYKWWNFVSSRPERIEKAKADWRDCRFATVPDETELIPLPEVATEANPL from the coding sequence ATGGCAATACTTCAATTGATTGAACCTGAAGTTAAAGATTTGGGTGGGTTTGTTGCCCGCCGTAGTCTGCCATATCCACATCGCCAAATGGTCGGGCCATTTATATTTTTTGATCATCTTGGCCCATCTGTTTTACCACCCAACAAAGGTATTGATGTACGACCACATCCTCATATCAATATTGCTACCCTAACTTACTTATTCGATGGTTCTATAATGCACCGCGATAGTTTAGGTATCGTACAAGAGATTCAACCGGGTGCGGTGAACTGGATGACGGCGGGAAAGGGGATTGTACATTCAGAAAGATCGCCCGACTTTGACCGTCACAACGAAGCTAATATTCATGGTATACAAACCTGGATTGCTTTGCCTGTTGAATACGAAGAAACTGAGCCTTGGTTCACTCATTATCCAGATGAAAACCTTCCCACCTGGGACGAGAATAACGTTACCATCAAGCTTATTGCTGGAGAAGCACATGGTTATACCTCACCTGTAAAAGTTTTTTCACCCATCCTCTATTTAGATGGGCTGCTATCTGCCAATGGTCACTTCACTATTCCTACTGGTTATTCAGAGAGAGCAGTATACAGTGTTACAGAAGGACTGAGTATTAATGATCAACCTCTAGAGCCATATCGCCTCGCCATCCTAGAGTCAGGCCACGAGGTCAAGGTTTCTGCTACTGACACAGCTCGGTGTATTGTGATTGGTGGAGAGCCATTGGGTACACGCTACAAATGGTGGAATTTTGTCTCTAGCCGACCAGAGCGAATAGAGAAAGCTAAAGCCGATTGGCGAGACTGTCGCTTTGCTACTGTGCCAGATGAAACAGAGTTGATTCCACTCCCTGAAGTGGCGACAGAGGCTAATCCTTTGTAA